The Rhododendron vialii isolate Sample 1 chromosome 5a, ASM3025357v1 genome contains a region encoding:
- the LOC131326681 gene encoding probable protein phosphatase 2C 38: MCKNLVVFEKMIKPCWKTSVEGDGSRWGGRDGSRQGGDPNGRVDGLMWYKDLGYHLNGEFSMSVIQANGLLEDHSRLESGPLSSLSSGPHGTFIGVYDGHGGPETSRFVNENLFLNLKKFASEHQEISANVIKKAFLETEEQFLTIVKQQWVDKPQIASVGSCCLVGVICNGLLYVANAGDSRVVLGRAEKSVRGATAIQLSTEHNASIESVRDELRSLHPHDSQIVVLKHKVWRVKGLIQVSRSIGDAYLKKAEFNREPLLAKFRLSEPFSKPILSPEPSIFIHKLNPKDQFLIFASDGLWEHLSNQEAVDIVNNCPRSGIAKRLVKAALRVAAKKREMRYTDLKKIDRGVRRHFHDDITVVVVFLDQAVMNRNSSRSCSVSIKGGGGVPTNPVKS; the protein is encoded by the exons ATGTGTAAGAACTTAGTGGTGTTTGAAAAAATGATTAAACCATGTTGGAAAACGTCCGTCGAGGGAGACGGAAGCCGCTGGGGGGGCAGAGACGGAAGTCGTCAAGGCGGAGATCCTAATGGTCGAGTTGATGGTTTAATGTGGTATAAGGATTTGGGATACCATCTAAACGGAGAATTTTCAATGTCAGTAATACAAGCCAATGGTTTGTTGGAGGACCATAGCCGGTTAGAATCAGGTCCATTGAGTTCTCTCAGTTCAGGGCCTCATGGGACATTCATTGGAGTTTACGATGGACATGGAGGACCTGAGACATCCCGGTTCGTGAACGAGAACTTGTTCCTCAATCTTAAAA AATTTGCCTCTGAGCATCAAGAGATATCGGCTAATGTAATTAAAAAGGCATTCTTGGAAACCGAAGAGCAGTTTCTCACTATTGTAAAGCAGCAGTGGGTTGATAAGCCTCAAATTGCATCAGTGGGATCATGTTGTTTGGTGGGTGTGATATGCAATGGACTTTTGTATGTTGCAAATGCTGGAGACTCCCGCGTGGTGTTAGGGAGAGCAGAGAAGTCTGTTAGAGGTGCCACAGCTATTCAATTGTCGACAGAACACAATGCAAGTATCGAATCAGTGAGAGACGAGCTTCGCTCATTGCATCCCCATGATTCACAGATTGTGGTTCTAAAACACAAGGTTTGGCGGGTGAAGGGACTCATACAG GTTTCAAGATCCATTGGTGATGCGTATCTGAAGAAGGCAGAGTTCAACAGAGAACCTCTATTGGCAAAGTTCAGACTCTCTGAACCCTTCTCGAAGCCAATCCTTAGTCCAGAGCCTTCAATCTTTATCCACAAACTCAATCCCAAGGATCAATTTCTCATATTCGCCTCCGATGGTCTGTGGGAGCATCTTTCCAACCAGGAGGCTGTCGATATCGTTAACAATTGCCCGCGTAGT GGAATTGCTAAGAGACTTGTCAAAGCTGCACTTCGGGTAGCGgccaagaaaagagaaatgagataCACGGACCTGAAGAAGATCGATCGAGGGGTGAGGAGGCATTTCCACGACGACATTACTGTTGTAGTTGTGTTTTTAGATCAGGCTGTGATGAATAGGAATTCCTCTCGTAGTTGCAGTGTTTCAATCAAAGGAGGTGGAGGTGTACCCACCAACCCTGTGAAGTCCTAG